From Halorientalis litorea:
AGTTCGTCGACGACGAACCCGGGGTAGTCGCCGTCCACGTCCACGTCACGGAGCAAGCCGACGAGCGCGGCCACGTTGACGGCGAGGTCACCGTTGGCGAACACGGTATCGACGGCCTGTCGGTACTGGGCGGCCGACACCTCGTCGACGTGGGTGTCGAAGTGCGTCCCGAGTTCCGCACGGACGGTGTTCACGAGCGCGACGACTTCGGGTGCCCGGTCACGGGTCCACTCGTGTTCGGCGGCGACGGTAGCGGGCGTAACGTGCATACAGCCCTCTGGACGCCGACGACCTACTCTTTTGCGAAGGCTTTTATAATGGAGAGGCAAAAGACGCGAATACAGGCCGGTTTTCCGAACTCGTCATTGAGAGTTCGGCTCGTCAGTACACCGGACCCGCCGGGGCTATCATGTCATCCAGAGAATACAGCCTGTGTGCTACTGCTGTGGGTCGTGTCGAGCGGACTCGCCGACCCGTCAGCGACGAGTTCCCCGCGAGGACCGACTTTTTCGCCACGTTTGACCTATGAGTACGGTAGACACGCAATTAGAGGAGTTGAAATCGGAGATAGTTAGCGAAGTTCCAAACGAGATTTCCATCTCGGACGTCACCTACGAGGGGCCGGAACTGGTCGTCTACACGCGCGACCCGAAGAAGTTCGCCGGGGACGGCGACCTCATCCGGCGGCTTGCGAGCAAACTCCGCAAGCGAATCACCGTCCGGCCGGACCCGGACGTCCTCTCGGTGCCGGACCGCGCCCGGGAGCAGATTATGGACGTCGTGCCCGAGGACGCCGGCATCACTGACCTCGACTTCCACGCCGACACCGGCGAGGTGGTCATCGAGGCCCAAAAGCCCGGGATGGTCATCGGTCGCCACGGGTCGACGCTGCGGGAGATAACCCAGCAGGTCGGCTGGACGCCCGAAGTCGTGCGGACCCCGCCCATCGAGTCCTCGACGGTTTCGAACGTTCGGAACTTCCTCAAGCAGGAACGCGACGAGCGTCGGGACATTCTCGAACGCATCGGGCGGCAAATCCACCGCGAGGAGATGTCCGACGACGAGTGGGTTCGCATCACGACGCTGGGCTGTTGCCGTGAAGTCGGTCGCGCTTCCTTCATCGTCTCGACGCCCGAGACGCGCGTCCTCGTGGACTGCGGCGACAAGCCCGGTGCGGAGGACGAGGTGCCCTATCTACAGGTGCCCGAGGCCCTCGGCTCCGGGGCGAACTCCATCGACGCTGTCGTCCTCACACACGCCCACCTCGACCACTCGGCACTCATCCCCCTGTTGTTCAAGTACGGCTACGACGGTCCTATCTACTGCACGGAGCCGACGCGTGACCTGATGGGCTTGCTGACGCTGGACTACCTCGACGTGGCCGCCAAAGAGGGACGCGCGCCGCCGTACGAGTCCGAGATGGTCCGGGAAGCAATCAAACACTGCATCCCCATCGAGTACGGCGACGTGACCGACATCTCGCCGGACATCAAACTCACCCTCCACAACGCGGGGCACATCCTCGGCTCGTCCATCGCACACTTCCACATCGGCGACGGCCTCTACAACGTCGCCTTCTCCGGGGACATCCACTACACGGACACGCGCCTGTTCAACGGTGCGGTCAACGAGTTCCCGCGCGTCGAGACGCTGGTCCTCGAATCGACCTACGGGGGCCGCAACGACTACCAGACCGACCAGGCCGACTCGGAGCGCGACCTCAAGCGGGTCATCAACGAGGCCTACGACAGGGACGGAAAGGTCCTCATCCCCGCGTTCGCAGTCGGGCGGTCACAGGAAATCATGCTCGTCCTCGAAGAGGCGATGCGGAGCGGCGACATCCCGGAGATGCCGGTCCACCTCGACGGGATGATATGGGAGGCGACGGCCATCCACACGACCTACCCCGAGTATCTCCGGGACGACCTCCGGGACCGCATCTTCCACGAGGACGAGAACCCCTTCCTCGCCGACCAGTTCAACCACATCGACGGCGGCGAGGAGGAACGGCAGGAGGTCGCCGACGGTGGTCCCGCAATCATCCTCTCGACGTCGGGGATGGTCACCGGCGGCCCCATCATGTCGTGGCTCGAACACCTCGGGACGGACCCGGACACGTCGATGGTGTTCGTCGGCTACCAGGCACAGGGGACGCTCGGCCGCCGCATCCAGAACGGCTGGGACGAGATTCCCGTCGGCAACGGCGGCCGGGGCCGTGGCGACACACTCACGCTGAACTGCAACGTCGAGACGGTCGACGGCTTCTCCGGCCACGCCGACCGGCAGGGGTTGGAGAACTTCGTGAAGACGATGAACCCCCGGCCCGAGAAGGTCCTCTGTGTCCACGGCGACGAGTCCTCGACACAGGACCTCTCGTCGGCACTGTACCACGAGTACAACATGCGGACGTTCGCGCCGAAGAACCTCGAAACGTTCCGCTTCCTCTGAAACTAAGCCCTCGGCCCGCCTTGGCAGGCGGGCCTCGCCCTTAGTATTCCTAACCAGGTGACCCCGCAAGGGGGTTCCGCGCGTCGCGTGGCACGCGACACGCGGTCGGTGGCGCGGCGCACGAGCGCGCCGCGCGTCGGTGAGACAGTGCGGCAGGCCTGCCCTCCCCCGAGTCGTGCGGCCCGCGCACTGCGCGGGCACGCACTCCCGGCCACCGTCGTGATGGCCGGTCACTGACCGGGACCTGCCTGACCTTCCGTCTCTCGAACTGTTCTCTATCGAGCGGCCGACACGCCGGCGCGACTGTGCCTCACAGTGGTTCCGCGCCGTCGATAATCCGCCGCGCTCGCGCGACCAGTTCCGGCACCGCCGTCTCCACCGTCGCGAACGCCTCGCGGTCGTCCCCGCGCAGGTGGCGCAGGTAGTACCCCTCACAGACTGCCGCCATCTCGAACACTGCCAGCGCGCGGTAGAACCGGTCGTGTTCGAACGCCCGGCCGGTCGCGTCCTCGTAGCGGTCGACCAGTGCCGCCCTGTCGTGGTACCCCGACCGAACCGTGAAGTCGGGCACTACCGACGGTGGGAGGCCGGCACGCTCCGCGTCGTCCTCGAACCAGAACGCGAGCAGGGACCCGAAGTCGGTCAGCGGGTCACCGACGCCAGCCCGCTCCCAGTCCAGCACGCTCACGAGGGAGGGCGGCGCGCTCTCGGAGAAGGTGACGTTGCCGAGGTGGAAGTCCCCGTGGACGAGCGTGCGCTCGCCGTCCGGCGCGTTCGCCGCCAGCCAGTCGCCCACGTCGTCGACGCCCGCCACCGCGCGGTCGGTGGCCTCGCGGTAGCGGTCGAACCGCTCGCGCCACGCCCCGACGCGTGCCCCGAGGCCGGCGTGGGACGCCTCGACGTCGAGTTCGTCGTGGTCGGCGTCGTGTAGTGTCGCCAGCGCGTCGACCATCTCCGCACCGACCCGCCGCCGGTGGTCGGGTGCCGCGTACTCGACCGGCTCGCCGTGTCTGAGGACGTGTCCGCCCACGCGCTCCTGGACGGTGAACGGCGCGCCGGCCACCGACTCGTCCCGACAGACCAACACCGGACGCGGCGTCGGCACGCCGGTGTAATCGAGTGCCGAGAGAACCCGGTACTCCCGGAGCACGTCGTGGCTGTCGCGGGTCGCCGCCGAGAGCGGCGGCCGCCGG
This genomic window contains:
- a CDS encoding phosphotransferase family protein; amino-acid sequence: MTDPTAGGASRYVDTEGVYARVAEQLGRAEQWALSPHDAGLGNETLFLLWDGRRFVLRRPPLSAATRDSHDVLREYRVLSALDYTGVPTPRPVLVCRDESVAGAPFTVQERVGGHVLRHGEPVEYAAPDHRRRVGAEMVDALATLHDADHDELDVEASHAGLGARVGAWRERFDRYREATDRAVAGVDDVGDWLAANAPDGERTLVHGDFHLGNVTFSESAPPSLVSVLDWERAGVGDPLTDFGSLLAFWFEDDAERAGLPPSVVPDFTVRSGYHDRAALVDRYEDATGRAFEHDRFYRALAVFEMAAVCEGYYLRHLRGDDREAFATVETAVPELVARARRIIDGAEPL
- a CDS encoding beta-CASP ribonuclease aCPSF1, encoding MSTVDTQLEELKSEIVSEVPNEISISDVTYEGPELVVYTRDPKKFAGDGDLIRRLASKLRKRITVRPDPDVLSVPDRAREQIMDVVPEDAGITDLDFHADTGEVVIEAQKPGMVIGRHGSTLREITQQVGWTPEVVRTPPIESSTVSNVRNFLKQERDERRDILERIGRQIHREEMSDDEWVRITTLGCCREVGRASFIVSTPETRVLVDCGDKPGAEDEVPYLQVPEALGSGANSIDAVVLTHAHLDHSALIPLLFKYGYDGPIYCTEPTRDLMGLLTLDYLDVAAKEGRAPPYESEMVREAIKHCIPIEYGDVTDISPDIKLTLHNAGHILGSSIAHFHIGDGLYNVAFSGDIHYTDTRLFNGAVNEFPRVETLVLESTYGGRNDYQTDQADSERDLKRVINEAYDRDGKVLIPAFAVGRSQEIMLVLEEAMRSGDIPEMPVHLDGMIWEATAIHTTYPEYLRDDLRDRIFHEDENPFLADQFNHIDGGEEERQEVADGGPAIILSTSGMVTGGPIMSWLEHLGTDPDTSMVFVGYQAQGTLGRRIQNGWDEIPVGNGGRGRGDTLTLNCNVETVDGFSGHADRQGLENFVKTMNPRPEKVLCVHGDESSTQDLSSALYHEYNMRTFAPKNLETFRFL